Sequence from the Tripterygium wilfordii isolate XIE 37 chromosome 10, ASM1340144v1, whole genome shotgun sequence genome:
TCTAAACTCCTGACAAAGAGAGCAGCAAGGGCAACATAAGTGGGAGATATCATCTGTATATGGAGCCtcaaccaagttatatttcttcCTCAGCTTTGTTCTGTACTTCGATCCCATGAACCACTGAGTGCACGCAGCAGGCATCAACAACGCGTAAATGAAAGTCCCTCGAAGACAAGCTGCATTCACCAACAATTTCAACGTAATTCAGAATCCATAACAAGATTTAAACATTTGTTAACCAGAGACAGAGTATAGGATAAGTGGGGGAACTTTACAATATTCTCCATCATTCAAAACTTCTGCTATCTGTCCGAATGTCACGCAGGGGCAACAGCATGCCATGATCGCTGCAAAAATCGAATAACAAAAGATTAGCCAGGACTGTCAGGCGTATTTGCAGGGCATTCCATGAATAGAGTTTGTGGCATTATAAACATTAGCGGATATAAAGAAGCAACCTCACAGTATACTGAAATCAAACCAAACGAGGGTAATAGTTCCCAGTTGAAAATAACCCCCAGGTCTTGTCTTCCAGGTGATAGTGATACTACTTTATGTGATCCAAATGATTCATATTCAGCTGACAACTTATCATCAAATGATTCACATCTTCCAATCCAAATacatcaaatatgaacatgggAATCAAAAGaagatatataaaattaattgcTTTTATCTCTAGATAACTGTTGCAGGCAAACATGTGGCTCTTTGGTGAAGTTATAGGAGTGCAACGTAGAgttcacaagttcaattcatgGAAACAGTCCTTCATATATTATGAGGGGGGTAAGGTCCGCATGCACATGGTTGTTAGAATTGTAGGATTTGCAATTCGATTCGTACAATTCATTTAAACTTTGAGGTGAAATGATTCGATTCGTAGCTTGAATAGTGAAGTTTGATGAATCGATTGATTCACGATTTTATTCGTACTAATTCAAACAATACACATGATTCTAGAGACTGAGGAAGACGAAATTAtgaatttttagtttttaaatttaatCGAAACGGCGTCGTTttgattaaattaaaaaaatttcttctctcAATCCACTTTTCATAAAAAAACCCTTCTTCCGTTCACGAAAAACTCTATCACCATGGTTTGTTCATGCTCGTCATATTTAGCATCCATTACCAAGGAATAATTCATCGTATCAAATCAAGACAActaagaaaattcatattagattgttataaatatatttttagtaCCATAAATCTATTTTATATGAATATGCATATATtacaatatattattaaaaattaagtgaaTCTTTCTATTCACGATTCGATATAAATCAAAATCTTACTTGTCCCTGATCCCGCTCATTGTGGAAACTTTGAGCACAAGTGTTATCTAGTTTTGCAGAGAAAGGGAGCTCATACTTTTGTAAATAAGGCTTTAGCATAAATGTAGCAACTGCTATACAAGCCAAATAGAAGATGCAAAAAGTTGTATTGAGAAAAACATGATtgggaagatatatatatacatatataaggtttaccatttgttggttgttcatggcagtcgaatAATCCTGTTGTCCATGGCTCTCCAATCACCAAACTCTCGACCACCAGATCAGTAGAATGATCGAGTGAATTACCAGGTTGAATGTTTGGACGAACTTGATTCTGTGTCGTTCCAATGGCCGTCGTCAGCGGAGCCGACTGCCCCGCAGTTTCATCAAGCTCAGCGGCTTCCGGCCTCTCCATCTGGTCATTTACAAGTTCTAACCTGGATACTCAAGTctttaatataaaatcaaatcCATTCCAGTAAGACTCAGTTATGTCAACTAATGACTTGGAGATTAAGGTTTCCAATGAAGACTATCTTGTTCTATGACGCCTTTGGTAATCAATGACAAGGTGGTCTTTTAACTCTTTATTAAAAGGTTTTCTGCAGGAAAAAATATTTCTAGCCAACCATATATGTAGACAGAATGGTATGAAAGAGAGACGGTgacaataaacaaacaaaataaaataaagcagcCATGTTCATGCATTGAAATGATTTCAAAGAGttgaataatataatataaattgaTGTCAATATGATAATGGATTTACTATAAAATATTCAGACGCCATAATAGAAATTGACTTTTCAAGAGGTTTCTCAGTCAATGACATGAACCTCCACGTAAACTCTACTAGAAAGGGCAAAAACTAGGGGTGTACTCCAGGCTGGGTTTCAAGTTATCGAACCAAGTCTGATCCGATCCGGTGATTTTTTAGTGGTGAGAGACTTGATCCGGTAACCCTGTTACGAATCATCGGGTTTTGGATCTTCGGGTGCGGGTCACCCGGTTTGATTAAACATGGCCTAAGGTCCAAGCCAGGCTCATACACATATATGCTCGTTTGATGCAACATTTGTatcacaatatatgctactagtAGAATATATGGTGGTAATGCACCAAACAACCATTTTGGGGCTGAAAAATTGAGACAGTTTTACTAGAATATTATTGTCATTCTCAAATTGTTAAATATTACATCAAATATTCAAGGCCATAAGGTAAATGATCAACTGAATACAGAGCCCTTCCATGGCAGCCAAGTGGTGATTATCTTCAAAAATGTCTGGGTGCGCAACACTGCCGAACCATGTCTTTCAAATGGTTCCAAAATGCAGGCACTATAGATGTAATTGATATGTGAACCTTCAATTCAGCCACCTCTGTACTTTTGTTTCCCAGCTACCTCTATACCAGTAACCCCTGTTCAAATGAAATAATACTGGATTTATACAGACAATAACATTATTCAATCAACGACAAAACATTCAATTCAATCAGAAAGTACTATGTTTCCTGCTTTTATTTATGTTCATACTGCGGCACTTATCTAAACAAGTCGAAAGTGAAACAAACAAAGTGCGCACCAAAGCAGATCGAGTGAGGGGTCAAGAAGAGCTGTGTGCTAAGTGAGGGAAGAGggtcatgttatatatatatatatgactaacCCCATGTTGGATCCCTTGGTTTTAGCATGCAAGACCTGATATGTTCTTGTTGCCCACTAGTAGTCTAGCACCAGCGGTTCAGAGAAGATCTGCCTACCTCTAGGAATAAGTGGTTCGATTACCTGTGCACAAGGCTAACGCAGTAGATGGGGTCGAggacaagcaagatgtacgcaaactTTACCCCCACGTGATATGTGGATAAGTTCTCTACCAATgcagaaaaaataatttattccaCAAGGTAAAATGATAATATTATATTCCACGACTTGATAGAAATCAGAGTTCCAAACTCAACAGAGGTCATTACTTAGACACTACTTTACAAGTTGAAAAATCAGATTGCCAACCCGTAGTTCGAGAACTAGCGACAAAAGGGCAATCTCTATGCGAAACCATCATTTAGCAGTCAGAATAAGCTAACAATAAATAATTCTACCCTAATGAAAGCAGGGAAAAGAGGATAGTGTCAATATATGACAAATTAAGGTATACCTCTATTCCTGTGGAAGAAGTGCAATCTCAATTTCTTGGAgtgattttccttttgtttccaGTACATTCCTCTTCACAAAAATTACTGCTATcaaacaaaaggaaacaaagaTCCCATAAAGAAGTAGTGCCCCAAGTTGCTCCAGCAAACGGAGGAACAACAaacctacaaagaaatttaCCACCTGTCATGGACAACATAATTTATCAGCAAGATGGAAAAGGTACTAGAGGAATTTGATTAACAGAAACAAGGGTAACAAAATTATTATATGCATAACAAAATAGTTAACAAAAACATAAGAAGCTATGCCTTGCACTTTTCATCACGACAAACAGCAGTTTAGATGGGACCTAAAAATGAAGACATCAGCATTTCCGTCAGATCTAAAATGATTTAATTCTTACAAATCCAACCAGCAGAATATACTCCACACAttaagttttcaaaagtttcCAGTTCTCGCTCCCACCAAATTTCACTTGTTTTTACTATAATCAACCATGATTGAGACATGGTAAAGTAGCATTCTTACTAGACTTGGTCAACTAAAAATTCACAgttcatatttttgtttattaatGAAATAAGATAGTCCAATCAGCCATAAATCCTTCCAGTACCAAGTCTTAGAAATGATAATTAAGAAGCAATGTCAAACCAAGGCCCCTCTCTCTGTTATTCTGGTTTATGATTGAtaatacaaaagaaatatcaaacTAAATTCCATGTTCAATAAAGAACTAATACAGCCACA
This genomic interval carries:
- the LOC120007854 gene encoding protein PLANT CADMIUM RESISTANCE 8-like gives rise to the protein MERPEAAELDETAGQSAPLTTAIGTTQNQVRPNIQPGNSLDHSTDLVVESLVIGEPWTTGLFDCHEQPTNAIMACCCPCVTFGQIAEVLNDGEYSCLRGTFIYALLMPAACTQWFMGSKYRTKLRKKYNLVEAPYTDDISHLCCPCCSLCQEFRELKNRGRNPDLGWNGILAQRQAQKNQGRAPPANQVMSK